In Brachypodium distachyon strain Bd21 chromosome 2, Brachypodium_distachyon_v3.0, whole genome shotgun sequence, one genomic interval encodes:
- the LOC100828089 gene encoding CTP synthase, with product MKYVLVTGGVVSGLGKGVTASSIGVVLKACGLRITSIKIDPYLNTDAGTMSPFEHGEVFVLDDGGEVDLDLGNYERFLDIKLTRDNNITTGKIYQSVIDKERKGEYLGKTVQVVPHITNAIQDWIERVAMIPVDGKDGPADVCVIELGGTIGDIESMPFIEALGQFSYRVGPGNFCLVHVSLVPVLNVVGEQKTKPTQHSVRGLRGLGLTPNILACRSTKELEENVKEKLSQFCHVPAANIVTLYDVSNIWRIPLLLRDQKTHEAILKVLNLESFPREPKLDEWVTRATVFDALQDTVRIAMVGKYTGLSDSYLSVLKALLHASVECRRKLVVDWVASTDLEDSTKIEAPGAYEAAWNLLKGADGVLVPGGFGDRGVQGKILAAKYARENDVAYLGICLGMQMAVVEFARNVMNLSDANSTEFDPNAKTPCVIFMPEGSKTHMGGTMRLGSRRTFFKVAGCKSAKLYGNVDYIDERHRHRYEVNPDMVLEFENAGLQFVGKDESDRRMEIIEIPNHRYFVGAQFHPEFKSRPSKPSPLFVGLIAAASGQLDKVLQGCSSDHAIPAKHHLSNGPYVPTTVQQNGHPKKLANGLSNGTYYVNGNGVHA from the exons ATGAAGTACGTGCTGGTCACTGGCGGGGTGGTGAGTGGGCTCGGAAAGGGCGTCACGGCCAGCAGCATCGGCGTCGTCCTCAAGGCGTGCGGCCTCCGCATTACGTCCATTAAGATAG ATCCTTACCTTAATACGGATGCTGGGACTATGTCGCCCTTTGAACATGGTGAAGTGTTTGTGTTAGATGATGGTGGTGAG GTCGACTTGGATCTTGGGAATTATGAGAGATTTCTTGATATTAAACTGACCCGGGACAATAATATAACCACTGGAAAGATCTACCAA TCTGTCATTGACAAGGAGAGGAAAGGGGAATACTTGGGAAAGACTGTGCAG GTTGTACCACACATCACAAATGCCATACAAGACTGGATCGAGCGTGTTGCGATGATACCAGTGGATGGGAAAGACGGACCAGCCGATGTCTGTGTGATAGAGCTGGGGGGGACAATTG GTGATATTGAATCTATGCCATTTATTGAAGCTTTGGGCCAGTTCTCTTATCGAGTTG GTCCTGGTAACTTCTGTCTGGTGCACGTGAGTCTTGTTCCAGTTCTGAATGTTGTTGGTGAACAG AAAACTAAGCCAACTCAACACAGTGTGCGTGGTTTAAGGGGACTTGGGCTCACCCCAAATATTTTAGCTTGTCGCAGTACTAAG GAACTGGAAGAAAATGTGAAAGAGAAACTGTCTCAGTTCTGCCATGTGCCT GCAGCTAACATTGTCACTCTGTATGATGTTTCCAATATTTGGCGTATTCCTTTGCTGCTACGG gaccaaaaaacacatgaAGCTATTCTTAAAGTTCTGAACCTTGAAAG CTTTCCTCGTGAGCCCAAGTTGGACGAATGGGTCACAAGAGCTACTGTATTTGACGCCCTTCAGGATACT GTGAGGATTGCTATGGTTGGGAAGTACACTGGCCTATCTGATTCATACCTCTCCGTCTTGAAA GCCCTCTTGCATGCTTCAGTTGAATGCCGCCGGAAGCTTGTTGTTGATTGGGTTGCTTCTACAGATCTTGAGGACTCCACCAAAATTGAG GCACCTGGTGCTTATGAAGCAGCATGGAATTTATTGAAG gGTGCTGATGGTGTTTTAGTACCTGGTGGCTTTGGAGACAGAGGTGTCCAAGGAAAAATCCTGGCTGCTAAGTATGCCCGTGAAAATGATGTAGCATATCTTGGTATATGTCTTGGAATGCAGATGGCTGTTGTAGAGTTTGCTCGGAATGTCATGAATCTCTCTGATGCAAACAGCACTGAATTTGATCCCAATGCCAAGACCCCATGTGTTATTTTTATGCCTGAG GGTTCTAAAACACATATGGGTGGCACAATGCGCCTAGGATCAAGGAGGACTTTTTTCAAAGTTGCTGGCTGCAAGTCTGCTAAATT GTATGGCAATGTGGATTACATAGATGAGAGGCACCGCCACAGATATGAG GTGAATCCTGATATGGTGCTTGAGTTTGAAAACGCAGGACTTCAATTTGTTGGCAAAGATGAGAGTGACAGGAGAATGGAG ATAATCGAAATACCCAATCACCGATATTTTGTTGGTGCACAATTTCATCCGGAATTCAAGTCAAGACCTTCAAAACCATCTCCCCTATTTGTGG GGCTAATCGCCGCCGCATCTGGGCAATTGGACAAGGTGCTACAGGGCTGCTCCAGTGACCATGCCATTCCTGCTAAGCATCATCTGAGCAATGGTCCATATGTGCCTACCACTGTACAACAAAACGGGCACCCAAAGAAGCTTGCAAATGGTCTATCAAATGGAACATACTATGTCAATGGGAATGGTGTCCATGCCTAG
- the LOC100828895 gene encoding uncharacterized protein LOC100828895 isoform X1: MRLCGHPWMARLNSFHTDRFFQAAMARSSGQRCLAVDPSGVAADYFGFTNVAAEERKKVWGGASHFLISKGQPNQTFLPAQQPPQARSMLPRLVPPLAGATFTRRVLRGLCATTEAPPSTSKAPPSPLSPSELDTISALIPRLISEGHVPAAGRLLSAALLLPGSPDRLPFPPLAEHLASLPTLTPAFALLTALRHHPLRPSPLPLATPLLARLLAMRRARDATSVLRWLCRPDSPRRPDGATYDVAVEGFCRLEEPKSALVALREMAADGARPSEKLRDAVRDAMLQDARIEEAWALEEAMRLPESGKTVELVDKLLGQWED; the protein is encoded by the exons ATGAGACTGTGCGGCCATCCCTGGATGGCGAGGTTGAATTCATTCCACACCGATCGGTTCTTCCAGGCGGCAAtggcgaggagctccggcCAGCGATGCCTCGCGGTCGATCCGTCTGGGGTAGCAGCCGATTACTTTGGTTTTACTAA TGTAGCAGCAGAAGAACGGAAGAAGGTTTGGGGCGGAGCCAGCCATTTCCTGATATCCAAGGGCCAGCCAAACCAAACCTTTCTCCCGGCCCAACAACCCCCGCAAGCCCGAAGTATGCTTCCCCGCCTcgtgccgccgctcgccggcgcaACCTTCAcccgccgcgtcctccgcggccTCTGCGCCACCACCGAAGCGCCACCCTCCACCTCCAAGGCCCCGCCCTCTCCCCTCTCCCCGTCCGAGCTCGACACCATCTCCGCCCTCATCCCGCGCCTCATCTCCGAGGGCcacgtccccgccgccggccgcctcctctccgCGGCGCTCCTCCTGCCGGGATCCCCGGACCGCCTCCCGTTCCCCCCGCTCGCCGAGCACCTCGCCTCCCTGCCCACGCTCACCCCGGCCTTCGCCCTCCTCACCGCCCTCCGCCACCACCCCCTCCGCCCCTCGCCGCTGCCCCTCGCCACCCCGCTCCTCGCCCGCCTCCTTGCCATGCGACGCGCGCGCGACGCCACCTCCGTGCTCCGCTGGCTCTGCCGCCCCgactccccgcgccgccccgacGGCGCCACCTAcgacgtcgccgtcgagggGTTCTGCCGGCTCGAGGAACCCAAGAGCGCGCTCGTCGCGCTCCgggagatggcggcggacgGGGCCCGGCCCTCGGAGAAGCTGCGGGACGCGGTGCGGGACGCGATGCTGCAGGATGCGAGGATCGAGGAGGCGTGGGCGCTGGAGGAGGCCATGCGGCTGCCGGAGTCCGGGAAGACGGTGGAGCTGGTCGACAAGCTTCTCGGGCAGTGGGAGGACTGA
- the LOC100828895 gene encoding uncharacterized protein LOC100828895 isoform X2 — MLPRLVPPLAGATFTRRVLRGLCATTEAPPSTSKAPPSPLSPSELDTISALIPRLISEGHVPAAGRLLSAALLLPGSPDRLPFPPLAEHLASLPTLTPAFALLTALRHHPLRPSPLPLATPLLARLLAMRRARDATSVLRWLCRPDSPRRPDGATYDVAVEGFCRLEEPKSALVALREMAADGARPSEKLRDAVRDAMLQDARIEEAWALEEAMRLPESGKTVELVDKLLGQWED, encoded by the coding sequence ATGCTTCCCCGCCTcgtgccgccgctcgccggcgcaACCTTCAcccgccgcgtcctccgcggccTCTGCGCCACCACCGAAGCGCCACCCTCCACCTCCAAGGCCCCGCCCTCTCCCCTCTCCCCGTCCGAGCTCGACACCATCTCCGCCCTCATCCCGCGCCTCATCTCCGAGGGCcacgtccccgccgccggccgcctcctctccgCGGCGCTCCTCCTGCCGGGATCCCCGGACCGCCTCCCGTTCCCCCCGCTCGCCGAGCACCTCGCCTCCCTGCCCACGCTCACCCCGGCCTTCGCCCTCCTCACCGCCCTCCGCCACCACCCCCTCCGCCCCTCGCCGCTGCCCCTCGCCACCCCGCTCCTCGCCCGCCTCCTTGCCATGCGACGCGCGCGCGACGCCACCTCCGTGCTCCGCTGGCTCTGCCGCCCCgactccccgcgccgccccgacGGCGCCACCTAcgacgtcgccgtcgagggGTTCTGCCGGCTCGAGGAACCCAAGAGCGCGCTCGTCGCGCTCCgggagatggcggcggacgGGGCCCGGCCCTCGGAGAAGCTGCGGGACGCGGTGCGGGACGCGATGCTGCAGGATGCGAGGATCGAGGAGGCGTGGGCGCTGGAGGAGGCCATGCGGCTGCCGGAGTCCGGGAAGACGGTGGAGCTGGTCGACAAGCTTCTCGGGCAGTGGGAGGACTGA